Proteins encoded in a region of the Labrus mixtus chromosome 19, fLabMix1.1, whole genome shotgun sequence genome:
- the LOC132994266 gene encoding receptor activity-modifying protein 3-like, with amino-acid sequence MDLRESAVLKLFMVVFVANVSMMRDLTGADSVTAPPPHRWMCNESRLQWEVEVCGDDFKRNMDHVDPKFWCNLTHFISEYNLFSLCTETKSKGVECYWPNPLVESYIIRIHKTFFSNCTNKPMELVDPPDETLTLLILIPVFLTLAMIAVVVWCSKRSDLLA; translated from the exons ATGGATCTTCGGGAGTCCGCCGTCCTCAAACTTTtcatggttgtgtttgtgg CGAATGTGTCAATGATGAGAGATTTAACAG GGGCAGACAGTGTGACGGCTCCGCCCCCTCACAGGTGGATGTGTAATGAGTCTCGTCTGCAgtgggaggtggaggtgtgtgGAGACGACTTTAAGAGAAACATGGACCACGTGGATCCTAAATTCTGGTGTAACCTCACACACTTCATCAG tgaGTACAACCTCTTCAGCCTCTGCACAGAGACCAAGTCGAAGGGGGTTGAGTGTTATTGGCCCAATCCTCTGGTAGAGAGCTACATCATCCGCATACACAAGACCTTTTTCTCCAACTGCACCAACAAACCGATGGAATTGGTGGACCCGCCCGACGAAACGCTCACCCTCCTCATCCTAATCCCGGTGTTCCTCACGTTGGCCATGATCGCTGTGGTGGTGTGGTGCAGCAAGAGGAGCGAtttgttagcttag
- the LOC132994626 gene encoding putative nuclease HARBI1, with protein sequence MAALALLEDLANGRVRRERVFRDHTHLLAQDGDWLMSRFRLRAIILELCAELGPALERGTLGFLATGAFQRERADQSGVYQSSLSCAMPAVWDGRIMARNITFPYTVTEQANIKVQFAAMSRFQNVIGAIDCTHIAIRAPSDNEFAYVNRKHFHSINVQIICDAQMYITNVVAQWLGSTHDSFILRSSSVGDRLQAGAVQDGWLLDGTRTAIQRTGGVLLYTPQKVCRIMQACSVLHNVAIHHGVPVPEELQIEEPDPGPAPHVSKNQLPDSAVWM encoded by the exons ATGGCTGCTTTGGCACTGCTGGAGGACCTTGCGAATGGCAGAGTTCGGAGGGAGCGTGTGTTCAGGGATCACACTCACTTACTGGCCCAAGATGGTGACTGGCTTATGAGCCGATTCAGATTGAGAGCTATCATCTTGGAACTCTGTGCTGAACTGGGCCCAGCTTTGGAGAGGGGCACACTCGGGTTCCTTGCCACAGGAGCTTTTCAAAGGGAGCGAGCTGATCAGTCAGGTGTCTACCAGTCATCACTGAGCTGCGCCATGCCAGCTGTATGGGACGGCCGTATTATGGCCAGAAACATAACATTTCCCTACACCGTGACTGAACAGGCAAACATTAAAGTACAATTTGCAGCAATGAGCCGATTTCAAAATGTAATCGGTGCGATCGACTGCACTCATATTGCTATAAGGGCACCATCAGATAATGAATTTGCTTACGTGAACAGGAAGCATTTTCACTCAATAAATGTCCAAATTATTTGTGATGCGCAAATGTATATCACAAATGTTGTGGCACAATGGCTTGGTTCAACCCATGATTCTTTCATCCTGAGGAGTAGTAGTGTTGGGGACAGACTTCAAGCAGGGGCTGTGCAGGATGGCTGGCTTCTAG ACGGCACAAGAACGGCAATACAACGCACTGGTGGAGTCCTTTTGTACACACCACAGAAGGTTTGTCGCATTATGCAGGCATGTAGCGTGCTGCACAATGTGGCAATTCATCATGGTGTGCCTGTGCCAGAGGAGCTTCAGATAGAAGAACCAGACCCTGGCCCTGCACCCCATGTGAGCAAAAACCAGCTGCCAGACAGCGCCGTTTGGATGTGA